DNA from Massilia antarctica:
GTTTTGCTGGTTTCCTTGCCCTTGCGCCGGATCGTCTCGGTCTTGGCGAGCGGCCTGAAACTGTCAGGCTCGTAGTCCCAGGTGGCGCAGATCTCCTCGATGAGGTCCGATCCGCCCTTGCCGTCCGGCTTCCTCCCAAAACGCCTTTCCTCGGCGACCGTGTGGCCATCCCACAGGTATTCCACTTCCGTAAAGCGCGCAGCGCGATCGCTCGGGACCTGCTTTTTGGTCAGCCTGCGGCCCAGGGCATCATAGGTATATTCCCAGGCATCGCCATCGGGCGTGATCACGCGCTTGAGGCGGTTCTCGCTGTTCCACACGTAGTGCCAGTGCTGTTGCCGGCCCCAGCGCTTGCCTTCAATACGCGTCGTGACACGGCCTTCCAGGTCGTATTCGTACTTGACCTTGCCAGCTTGCATCAGCTTGCCGCGCTGATGGAGGCGTTGTCCCCGCGTGTCGGCGTTGCCGTCGTCGGTGTCGAGCAGCGCTTTTTGCTTGATCGCATCGATCAGATTACCCGCGAGATCATAAGCGTATTGCTCGCCGCCGTTGCCACGGTTCGCTTGGGTCACCCGACCCACATTGTCGTAACCGATGTCGATGACGCCGGTACTGCGCTCGCCCAGCTTGCGCGGATTGCCGTTGCCATCGTAATTGACCGCGCGTTCCTGCAAGGTGCGTGCCTGCCGGCCCTTGTCCGCCGCGATGCCGGTCCATTGCCGGGTCAGGCGGTTGAGCGGGTCGTATTCCTGCTCGATGCGGGCGCCGCCCGGCAATTGACGCCCTGTTTCACGACCGCCGCTGTCGTAAAGAAAGCTGAACATCTGCGCATCGGGCAAGGTCAGTTCAAGCGGCAGGCTGTTGGCGTCGAATTCCCACACGCTGCTGTGCCCGCCAGAACTGCTGCGCTCGGTGCGCCGGCCCATCAGGTCATAGCCGCTGACGATGCTGCGCCCGTTCTGGGTTTCCCTGACCACGCGCCCCTGTGCATCGCGCTCGAAGCGGATGTCGCTGTCGGCATTGACGGCGCTATCCAGGCGGCCCAGCACATCGTAGGTGTAGCGCGTGCTGCCCTCGCTGGCGACCTGTTCAAGCAACTGGCCCGCGTGATTGCGCAAGTAGCGCGTATGCTGGCCCGACGGCGTGCGTTTCCCGATCACCAGACCGTCGGCGTCGACTTCGTATTGAACGGTGCGGCCGGCGAAATCGGTTTCCGCGATGACTTGCCCGGTGGCGTTCCGCAGATAGCTCCAGCGCTCGCCCATGGGATTGACAACGGCGCCCAGGCGCAGCTCGGTATCGTATTCGTAGCGCGTGACGGCGCCGTTGGCCTCGGTCGTCTGGGTCAGCCGGTCGAATGCGCCATAAGCGTGGCGTGTCACGTTGCCCAGCGCATCGGTGCGCGCGATGCAATTGCCTTCGGGATCATACTTGGCGAGGTGGCGGCTGCCACCCGGCAAGGTGATCTCCAGCGGCAAGCCTTCGACGTTGTAGACGTAATGACTGGTATGTTGCTGCGGGTCCGTGCGCGCGCTGACCCTGCCGAAGGCGTCGCGCGCGAGCCGGGTCGGGTTGCCCAGCCAATCGGTGACACTGGTCAGCAGCCCGCGCTCATCGTGGGTAAAGGCGGCCTGCGCTCCAGCCGGATTAACGACGCGCAGCACATTGCCCTGCGCGTCATGCTCGAAGCGCGTCCATGCGCCGCTTCCGCCGACCTGGACCAGGTTGCCACGTTCGTCGTAGCCGCGTTCGATGCGCGTACCATCGGGCGAGGTCACGGCCACCGGCAAGTCGCGCTGGTTGTAGGCGACGACGGTTTCCTTGCCCGACGCATCGATGTGGCCAACCATGTTGCCACGCGCATCATAAGCCCAGCGCAGGACCGCGCCGCCCGGCGTGATGGCGGCGACCAGGTTGCAATGCGCGTCGAAATCGAACTGGCTGACGCCGCCGCGGGCATCGACTTCCTTGATGACCTGGTAATCGTCGTTGTAGTGGTATTCGGTGGCGTGGCCCAGCGAATCGGTATAGGTGTTGACCTTGCGCGCATCGTCGTAGACGAAGCCGCCGGTCATATGGCCGCCGCCACCGCCGCTGGTTTGCTCGCAGCGCCCCCTGGTGTCGTAGCGGTAGCCGATCCACACGCCATTGCGGTCCTGCCAGCGGGTCAGGCGATGGGCGCCGTCATAAGTGTATGTCAGCGGCAAACCGCTGCTGTTGACGATGGCCGACAGCTCGCCGTCAGCATGGTAGGTGTAGCTGGCCAGGGTGGTCTGCGCGCCATCCGCATGCAGCAAACTGATGCGGGTAATGGCGTGTTCGCTCGCCTCGACCTTGAGGCGCGTGCCGCCGCTGTGGCGCACCTCGCTCAGCACCGCGCCGTCGTAGATCAGCGCAATCCGGTTCGCGTTGCGGTCCGTGATGGCCGACAAATGCCAATGCGTCGCATCGCGCTGTTCGAAGCGCAAGCTGGGCTGATGCCGCCGCTCGACCAGGAAGTGGCCGTCGAGCCGGCTCACGCTGTACGCCTGATACACGCCATGGGTAACCTTGGCGCCAGGCTTCGGCATGTCGAAACGCATCGATGCGCCGTCCTCGGCATGGAACACCAGCTCCGCGTCGCCCTTCACTTCGATCCATTGGCCCCAGGTGCTGGCCCAGGCCTTGCCGAATACCGTCCCGACCGGATTGCCCGAGGTGTGCACGCGCCGCAGCACGATGGGCAAGGCGCCCGCCAGGGCAAAGTCGGTTTGTTCCAGGATGACGTCGCCGGTGATGACGTCGATCGGATCGCCGCACTTGCATTTCGTCCCGTTCGGACGCTCGTTGACGGGGTTGAATTTGGCGACGCCGGGTACGCCGCCCTTGACGAAAGCCATGGCCGGCGTGGTGGGAGTGGGGATGTACTTGTTGCCGAGCCACGCGCCGCCCTTGGCGCCGGCCATGCCCCCGAGCATGCTGCCGCCCAGCATCATGGCCTTCTGGCCGTCCGACCCCTCGCCGAACATCATTCCGCCGACGTATCCGCCGACTTCCCCACCCAACATGCCGAGCGCCAGCCCGCCGAGGGCGACCAAGGGGCCGGCCAGCACCGTGGCACTGGCCAATCCCGCCACCAGCAGGGTCGTGTGCACCCAGCCCGGTACCTCCGGCTTGATCAGGTCGGGATCGGTAGTGGCCGTCGCGCCGCCGACGAAGACGTTGGGGGAGCCGGCATGGATCTTCGCGCTGCAACTGATCATGTCGCCGACGCGGGCGAAGGGCTGGCCGTTGACGAACACGGTGGACGAGCCTTGCACGACCAGCTGGGGAGCCGGTCCATGGGTGGCGCAAAGGGCGGTGGAGAGGTGGGCTCGCGCGACCTGCTTGCCATTCGCAAAGACGTTCAGCGAGCCGGTCTTGACCGCCCCGGTCAGGTTGGCGCCAAAGACCTTGTCGGTCACATTCATCGAACCGACCACTTCCCCGACGCCGGCGGCGCCGGCCGTGACGGCCACCGCCCCGGCCACCGCCACCAGCGCCAGGCCGCCGGTGGCGATGATGGCGGCACCGACCAGCGCGCCGATCACCAGGCCGGCGATCAATCCGCCCATCGCATGACTATGCGCGATAGGATCGTCGACACGTCCGGCCGCCGCGCCCAATCAGGACTCCTGCACGGCTTGGGCTGCGGCCGGCACCGGCGCATGCAGGTGCATGCTGCCGAGCATGGTATCGAACGCCGTATTCCACTCATCCTTGAAGGCACCGTGACTAGTGCCGGTCAACAGCAATGCCTTGCTGCGGTCAGCGCTGGCGGCCTGGACAAAGACGGCGACCTGGCGCTGGTGCATCTCGCTATCGCCATTGCGCCAGGTGTAGTGCAATTGAACCGCTGCCGAGCCGTCCACGGTCAGGTCGCGCTTGCCGAGCAGTTCGAATTTCGGCAACGCCTTGCGCAGCTCGCTTGCAAGGCGAAGGGCGAAGGCGTCCACCGTGGTCTCGGTGAAGTCTTCGGCGCGCGAAATGACGAACGAGAAATCGCTCGGGCCGTTATCGTTGATGATGAATTGGTTGACCGTGCGGTCTTTCAGATCAGGGTGAAGGTCGAAGCTCGCTTCGTCGAGATTGTATTGGCTCATTGCTGTGACTCTCGTTGGTGAAATCGGAGGGAAACAAAATCGGATCGGCGCATCATGCGGCCAGCGACCGGCGCGCGGTGGCAGGCGTCATCGCCCATTCGCACCGCGGCTGTCATTTGCGTTGCGCCGCGAAACCGGATCATGGCGCTGCCAATACCTGAAAACGTTTCTAAAAAGTCATGCATCATACCCTTGAACCAAAATAATGTCGATATGTTAATTCCCTCCAGCTTGCGCGCGCAGGCCGGCAAAGGTGGTTTAACACCCCAAGCCCAGTATGAATTCCAGCTCAACGGTTTAAAGCTGATAATGTGACCCTTGGCGCTGCGATGCCATGACGAAGCAGCCACCACCCGAGAACCAATCAAAGAGGAATCCGTCCGCCGAAATCCCCCCGACCACCGCGCCGGACGGCCCCCGCTACTTGCCCTGGTACATACATGTCGGCACGATGATGTCGATGCTGGTCTGCGTGTACGTCGTGCATATCCGCTTTGGGCCGACGATCTATTTCGTGCTCGGGTCGGCGATCGGCCCTGCCATCTTCCTTGCCGTGGCGGGCAAGGGAAACCGTTTGCTGTTCTCGGGCCTCATCGTCCTTCTCAACGCGCTGGCGTACATCGGCGTCGTCTCCGGCATCGCTGCGACAATCAACTTCAT
Protein-coding regions in this window:
- a CDS encoding restriction endonuclease fold toxin, which translates into the protein MGAAAGRVDDPIAHSHAMGGLIAGLVIGALVGAAIIATGGLALVAVAGAVAVTAGAAGVGEVVGSMNVTDKVFGANLTGAVKTGSLNVFANGKQVARAHLSTALCATHGPAPQLVVQGSSTVFVNGQPFARVGDMISCSAKIHAGSPNVFVGGATATTDPDLIKPEVPGWVHTTLLVAGLASATVLAGPLVALGGLALGMLGGEVGGYVGGMMFGEGSDGQKAMMLGGSMLGGMAGAKGGAWLGNKYIPTPTTPAMAFVKGGVPGVAKFNPVNERPNGTKCKCGDPIDVITGDVILEQTDFALAGALPIVLRRVHTSGNPVGTVFGKAWASTWGQWIEVKGDAELVFHAEDGASMRFDMPKPGAKVTHGVYQAYSVSRLDGHFLVERRHQPSLRFEQRDATHWHLSAITDRNANRIALIYDGAVLSEVRHSGGTRLKVEASEHAITRISLLHADGAQTTLASYTYHADGELSAIVNSSGLPLTYTYDGAHRLTRWQDRNGVWIGYRYDTRGRCEQTSGGGGGHMTGGFVYDDARKVNTYTDSLGHATEYHYNDDYQVIKEVDARGGVSQFDFDAHCNLVAAITPGGAVLRWAYDARGNMVGHIDASGKETVVAYNQRDLPVAVTSPDGTRIERGYDERGNLVQVGGSGAWTRFEHDAQGNVLRVVNPAGAQAAFTHDERGLLTSVTDWLGNPTRLARDAFGRVSARTDPQQHTSHYVYNVEGLPLEITLPGGSRHLAKYDPEGNCIARTDALGNVTRHAYGAFDRLTQTTEANGAVTRYEYDTELRLGAVVNPMGERWSYLRNATGQVIAETDFAGRTVQYEVDADGLVIGKRTPSGQHTRYLRNHAGQLLEQVASEGSTRYTYDVLGRLDSAVNADSDIRFERDAQGRVVRETQNGRSIVSGYDLMGRRTERSSSGGHSSVWEFDANSLPLELTLPDAQMFSFLYDSGGRETGRQLPGGARIEQEYDPLNRLTRQWTGIAADKGRQARTLQERAVNYDGNGNPRKLGERSTGVIDIGYDNVGRVTQANRGNGGEQYAYDLAGNLIDAIKQKALLDTDDGNADTRGQRLHQRGKLMQAGKVKYEYDLEGRVTTRIEGKRWGRQQHWHYVWNSENRLKRVITPDGDAWEYTYDALGRRLTKKQVPSDRAARFTEVEYLWDGHTVAEERRFGRKPDGKGGSDLIEEICATWDYEPDSFRPLAKTETIRRKGKETSKTYAVVLDHIGTPKELIDADGVIAWQARSNLWGEIEETTVSQTDCPIRFQGQYYDAESKLAYNWHRYYDASTGRYLTPDPLGLAGGPNPYAYVDNPLSSTDPLGLMDACNNNSGGLKLSKDAKKRFDERKYREALDIHYEDLIRAKTGGKSEVINGREIDAVTSDKLIQAKRSTSAIENPKTFLNKSTRDQIKKTIETGNEIGKSTEYWFKYGVHPKVRAYIEGKGATVITGLGD
- a CDS encoding DcrB-related protein, yielding MSQYNLDEASFDLHPDLKDRTVNQFIINDNGPSDFSFVISRAEDFTETTVDAFALRLASELRKALPKFELLGKRDLTVDGSAAVQLHYTWRNGDSEMHQRQVAVFVQAASADRSKALLLTGTSHGAFKDEWNTAFDTMLGSMHLHAPVPAAAQAVQES